A section of the Corynebacterium tuberculostearicum genome encodes:
- the selB gene encoding selenocysteine-specific translation elongation factor, with protein MYVVATAGHVDHGKSTLVRALTEMDPDRWEEEKRRGLTIDLGFAWTTLPSGADVAFVDVPGHEKFLGNMLAGVGPAPVVLFVVAADEGWQAQSTDHRDALRALGVEHGIIALTRSDRATVDRTAEIRTQLADTPLADAPIIPVSAPTGDGIAALRQELDEVLAAVPVPDAQAPVRLWVDRAFSVKGAGTVVTGTLAAGTLRVGDSLKVAAAGGERDVEIRGLHSENRAQDSLGPVTRAAVNLRGADAADIHRGDVLLTPGAWRLVDHLDVRRTFGAELDGLPDNLVVHTGTAGVEAHLRPLSADFARISLAHPLPLQLLDRFVVRSPGGRHVVAGVEAVDLRPPELNRRGAARRRAEELSTQDSFRDPSSYLRRVGFARVDDLARDGFITAAPPQGIIAFRDWWIAASQVTRWKQSLIDALHAHTAAHPLAPGMPRKAAMDALGLQEEGLLGLAIAAAKAESSEGVLRLPGQQADLGPAERGVAAIEERLKAEPFAAPEADDLTELGLGPKELAAAERAGRLLRLKQGIVLLPSAPEEARRRLAGLEQPFTLSAARQALGTTRRVAIPLLEYLDAQRITRRGDGGQRTLR; from the coding sequence GTGTACGTCGTCGCTACTGCCGGCCATGTGGATCACGGCAAGTCCACCCTGGTCCGGGCTCTCACGGAGATGGACCCGGACCGCTGGGAGGAAGAAAAGCGCCGCGGGCTCACCATTGATTTGGGGTTTGCCTGGACCACGCTGCCTTCTGGCGCGGATGTGGCTTTCGTAGATGTGCCCGGCCATGAAAAATTCCTAGGCAATATGCTCGCTGGCGTGGGCCCGGCCCCGGTCGTCCTCTTCGTGGTCGCGGCCGATGAGGGATGGCAGGCCCAGTCCACCGACCACCGTGATGCCTTGCGCGCGCTGGGAGTAGAGCACGGCATTATTGCGCTCACTCGCAGCGACCGCGCCACCGTGGACCGCACCGCAGAAATCCGGACGCAGCTGGCCGACACCCCGCTTGCCGACGCCCCCATTATCCCCGTTTCCGCCCCTACCGGCGACGGCATTGCGGCGCTGCGGCAGGAGCTCGATGAGGTCCTTGCCGCTGTGCCCGTTCCCGATGCGCAGGCACCCGTGCGCCTATGGGTGGACCGCGCCTTTAGCGTGAAGGGCGCGGGCACCGTGGTGACCGGAACGCTTGCCGCGGGCACCCTGCGCGTGGGCGATAGCCTTAAGGTGGCCGCGGCCGGTGGGGAAAGGGACGTGGAAATCCGTGGCCTGCATAGTGAAAATCGCGCGCAGGATTCACTCGGCCCCGTCACTCGCGCGGCCGTCAACTTGCGTGGGGCGGATGCCGCCGATATCCACCGCGGCGACGTGCTGCTTACCCCCGGCGCGTGGCGCCTGGTGGACCACCTCGATGTCCGCCGCACCTTTGGCGCGGAGCTCGACGGGCTGCCCGATAACCTCGTCGTGCACACCGGTACCGCCGGGGTAGAGGCCCATCTGCGTCCCCTGTCCGCCGATTTCGCGCGCATCAGCCTGGCGCACCCGCTGCCGCTGCAGCTCCTTGATCGTTTCGTAGTGCGCAGTCCTGGCGGCCGGCACGTCGTCGCTGGGGTAGAGGCAGTAGATCTGCGGCCGCCGGAGCTTAACCGGCGCGGTGCCGCCCGCCGCCGCGCAGAAGAGCTCAGCACCCAGGACTCATTTCGCGATCCTTCCTCCTACCTGCGCCGCGTCGGTTTTGCCCGGGTGGATGACCTCGCTCGCGATGGTTTTATTACCGCAGCGCCGCCGCAAGGCATTATTGCCTTCCGCGACTGGTGGATTGCCGCCTCCCAAGTTACGCGGTGGAAGCAATCGCTTATCGACGCCCTGCATGCCCACACCGCCGCACATCCCCTGGCACCGGGAATGCCCCGCAAGGCGGCCATGGACGCCCTCGGCCTGCAAGAAGAAGGCTTGCTGGGCCTTGCCATCGCCGCTGCGAAGGCGGAAAGCAGCGAGGGAGTGCTGCGCCTTCCCGGGCAGCAGGCGGACCTCGGCCCAGCGGAGCGCGGGGTCGCTGCCATTGAGGAAAGGCTTAAGGCAGAACCCTTTGCGGCTCCCGAAGCAGATGACCTCACGGAGCTAGGCCTGGGGCCCAAGGAGCTTGCCGCCGCCGAGCGCGCCGGGCGCCTCCTGCGCCTGAAGCAGGGAATCGTGCTCTTGCCCTCAGCTCCTGAGGAGGCGCGCCGGCGCCTTGCCGGACTGGAACAACCCTTTACTCTCTCGGCTGCCCGCCAGGCGCTAGGTACCACGCGGCGGGTAGCCATCCCGCTGCTGGAATACCTCGACGCCCAGCGGATTACCCGCCGCGGCGACGGGGGCCAACGCACCCTGCGCTAG
- the zupT gene encoding zinc transporter ZupT, with product MTFSTFAFAFALVLLSGLSTSIGGALAVGRREPGPAFMAAALGLSAGVMLYVSFMEILPEGIAQLSDALGEETTGTWAAVGAFFAGIAVIAIIDRLVPEEINPHEPATTAEEARRKKLMKTGVFTACALGLHNFPEGFATFLSGLDSKEVAVPVAVAIAIHNIPEGIAVAVPLREATGSRKKAFWWATLSGLAEPLGALIGFGLLLPVIGPATMGISFAAIAGIMVFISLDELLPTAEETGEHHHAIYGLIAGMAVMAVSLMLFM from the coding sequence ATGACTTTTAGTACCTTTGCCTTTGCCTTCGCCTTGGTGCTGCTGTCGGGTCTATCGACCTCGATTGGCGGCGCTTTGGCGGTGGGAAGGCGCGAGCCGGGGCCGGCTTTTATGGCCGCTGCACTGGGGCTTTCGGCCGGCGTGATGCTGTATGTCTCCTTTATGGAGATCCTGCCGGAAGGCATTGCGCAGCTTTCCGACGCCCTCGGCGAGGAAACCACCGGCACCTGGGCCGCCGTCGGGGCGTTCTTTGCTGGCATCGCCGTCATCGCCATCATTGACCGGCTCGTGCCGGAGGAGATTAACCCCCATGAGCCGGCCACCACGGCCGAAGAAGCCCGCCGCAAGAAGCTAATGAAAACCGGCGTATTTACCGCCTGCGCGCTGGGCCTGCACAATTTCCCCGAGGGGTTTGCCACCTTCCTATCCGGCCTGGATTCTAAGGAAGTTGCGGTGCCGGTGGCGGTGGCCATCGCCATTCACAATATCCCGGAAGGCATTGCGGTGGCTGTTCCGCTGCGCGAGGCCACTGGCTCCCGCAAGAAGGCCTTTTGGTGGGCCACCTTGTCTGGCCTGGCCGAGCCGCTCGGCGCGCTCATCGGCTTCGGCCTTCTCTTGCCGGTTATTGGGCCGGCGACGATGGGCATTAGCTTCGCCGCCATCGCCGGCATTATGGTCTTCATCTCGCTGGATGAGCTATTGCCCACCGCTGAGGAGACCGGCGAGCACCATCACGCTATCTACGGCTTGATTGCCGGCATGGCCGTGATGGCGGTTTCGCTGATGCTATTTATGTAG
- the nrfD gene encoding NrfD/PsrC family molybdoenzyme membrane anchor subunit: MSNFDEYRPPQPERRNRYRKFDGTKPKKKRKRPGAGAQDGSKEERMAQDFEFSSYYGRPVVKAPPWEWPIGAYFFLGGVSGGSGLLAAGTQAAGNAPLRRTTRISAFGAAAVGSVFLILDLGRPERALNMFRVFKVTSPMSMGSWILSGFASAAALPAAAEVDAATGHKLPLPKFVRTALKKSAGPAGAIAGVLGGPLAGYTAVLLSNTSNPVWNDMKKHLPYVFVSSAGAASSGLAMVTTPVEHAGPARALGMAAAASDLVATKVLEEGMEPEPREALHEGKPGALMKASECFIAAGGVGSAVAAVTKSRAVSVAAGLSLLAGSACTRFGVLNAGLEAVKNPETTIGPQKRRAERRRREQGLDHDVVSPD; encoded by the coding sequence ATGAGCAACTTTGATGAATACCGTCCACCGCAGCCGGAGCGCCGCAATCGCTACCGGAAGTTCGATGGTACGAAGCCGAAGAAGAAGCGGAAGCGTCCAGGCGCGGGTGCGCAGGACGGCTCCAAAGAGGAGCGCATGGCGCAGGACTTCGAGTTTTCGTCTTACTATGGCCGACCTGTGGTGAAGGCTCCGCCGTGGGAATGGCCTATCGGCGCCTACTTCTTCTTGGGCGGCGTGAGCGGTGGCTCGGGGCTCTTGGCTGCCGGTACACAGGCCGCGGGCAATGCGCCGCTGCGTCGCACCACGCGGATCTCTGCCTTTGGCGCGGCGGCCGTGGGATCGGTCTTTTTGATTCTGGACTTGGGCCGCCCGGAACGCGCATTGAACATGTTCCGCGTCTTCAAGGTGACCTCGCCAATGTCCATGGGCTCGTGGATTTTGTCGGGATTTGCCAGCGCGGCCGCGCTGCCTGCCGCCGCGGAAGTGGACGCGGCGACTGGCCACAAGCTGCCGCTGCCGAAATTCGTGCGCACGGCGCTGAAGAAGTCGGCCGGGCCGGCGGGCGCGATAGCGGGCGTGCTTGGCGGCCCGCTCGCGGGCTATACCGCGGTATTGCTGTCTAATACCTCGAACCCGGTGTGGAATGACATGAAAAAGCACCTGCCGTATGTCTTCGTCTCCTCGGCGGGCGCGGCGTCGTCAGGCCTGGCTATGGTGACCACTCCGGTCGAGCACGCGGGACCGGCCCGCGCGTTGGGTATGGCCGCGGCGGCCAGCGATCTGGTGGCGACCAAGGTTCTTGAAGAAGGCATGGAGCCGGAGCCGCGCGAGGCGCTGCACGAGGGCAAGCCGGGCGCGTTGATGAAGGCTTCGGAATGCTTCATCGCGGCCGGCGGTGTCGGTAGCGCGGTGGCTGCGGTGACGAAGTCACGGGCGGTCTCGGTGGCTGCGGGGCTATCGCTCTTGGCTGGCTCGGCGTGCACGCGCTTTGGCGTGCTCAACGCCGGCTTGGAAGCGGTGAAGAACCCGGAGACCACCATCGGGCCGCAGAAGCGCCGGGCGGAAAGGCGCCGGCGCGAGCAGGGCCTCGACCACGATGTGGTGAGCCCGGACTAG
- a CDS encoding Rv1157c family protein — protein sequence MSHARTTWHLSGRTGYIAAATAALIGLASPLVAPAQASAPDLSSLVQQASSHSPLDELGRPNQETQDRIRAFAAQPWIPEDVRNAILSGLAFFAGGGDGKGGVAMPEGNNPNFRQFYWPTVSAHCIGGTSDAMGSAIAVPGPTEMPAPGAKSGETVFLFTALGTPPAAREQGGMNVQWFNLDTLRSGVTPLNNNGINQDGPTTLSGTAQTGKGTVIALLSGGVNTQESRCNFAPTAAFLEVK from the coding sequence GTGAGCCACGCCCGCACCACCTGGCACCTGTCCGGCCGCACCGGTTATATCGCCGCTGCCACGGCCGCGCTCATCGGCCTCGCCTCTCCCCTCGTCGCCCCAGCGCAGGCTTCCGCACCAGATCTTTCTTCCTTGGTGCAGCAGGCGTCCTCCCATAGCCCACTGGACGAGCTCGGCCGCCCCAATCAGGAAACCCAGGATCGTATTCGCGCTTTTGCGGCACAACCGTGGATCCCCGAGGACGTTCGCAACGCTATCCTCTCTGGCCTCGCATTCTTCGCCGGCGGCGGCGATGGCAAGGGCGGCGTAGCCATGCCGGAAGGCAATAACCCGAACTTCCGCCAGTTCTACTGGCCCACGGTCTCCGCACACTGCATCGGCGGCACCAGCGATGCCATGGGCTCGGCCATTGCCGTTCCTGGCCCCACCGAAATGCCGGCACCGGGGGCAAAGTCCGGCGAAACCGTCTTCCTCTTCACCGCCCTCGGCACCCCACCTGCCGCGCGCGAACAAGGCGGGATGAACGTGCAGTGGTTCAACCTAGACACCCTGCGCAGCGGTGTCACCCCACTGAATAACAACGGCATCAATCAGGACGGCCCTACCACCTTGTCCGGCACCGCCCAGACCGGCAAGGGCACCGTCATCGCGCTGCTTTCTGGCGGCGTGAACACCCAGGAATCCCGCTGCAATTTCGCCCCGACCGCCGCCTTCCTTGAGGTGAAGTAG
- the selA gene encoding L-seryl-tRNA(Sec) selenium transferase: MDELLQLPEVESARQRLAEHTIRVIIQGAVTQARRGQLPVSDIPAEIAQRLEQKNAHSLQPVINATGVIIHTNLGRAPLPSAAVEALQAAASYTDVEMDLDSGKRSKNRGAGATAALLAACPGAEDALVVNNGASALLLATAALAPGKEVIISRGELIEIGAGFRLPELIESTATRLKEIGATNRTHLADYERALGVNTGAILKVHPSNFRIEGFTSAVGVEELHRLAVEHDTRLIVDLGSGLLTHDPALPEEPDIQAQLRAGADIVIASGDKLLGGPQAGILLGTQEAIAAVKKHPLARAVRIDKLRLNALEAAISTPSNAVQDALHLEPQTHRERTESIAQAVGAEVVPHDGRVGGGGAPEYPLPGYAVSLPERYADALRRQDPPVVGRVHQGRCLVDIRCVPADHDATVIAAIKAVG, encoded by the coding sequence ATGGACGAGCTACTCCAGCTGCCGGAAGTAGAATCTGCGCGCCAGCGCCTAGCCGAGCACACCATCCGCGTGATAATCCAGGGCGCAGTCACCCAAGCGCGCCGCGGTCAGCTGCCGGTCAGCGATATACCCGCAGAAATTGCGCAGCGCTTGGAACAAAAGAATGCGCATTCCTTGCAGCCGGTCATTAACGCCACCGGCGTCATCATTCATACGAACCTAGGGCGTGCCCCGCTTCCCAGCGCCGCGGTAGAGGCCCTGCAGGCCGCTGCCTCCTATACGGATGTGGAAATGGACCTGGACTCGGGCAAGCGATCAAAAAATCGCGGTGCCGGCGCCACGGCCGCGCTGCTCGCAGCCTGCCCCGGTGCAGAAGATGCCCTCGTGGTCAATAACGGCGCCAGCGCCTTGTTGCTGGCTACCGCTGCGCTCGCTCCCGGCAAAGAGGTCATCATCTCGCGCGGCGAGCTCATTGAGATAGGAGCAGGCTTTCGCCTGCCGGAGCTCATCGAGTCCACGGCCACGCGCCTTAAAGAAATAGGGGCGACTAACCGCACGCACCTGGCCGATTATGAACGCGCGCTGGGCGTCAATACCGGTGCCATTTTGAAGGTGCATCCTTCCAATTTCCGCATCGAGGGGTTTACCTCTGCAGTCGGGGTAGAAGAACTGCACCGCCTAGCGGTGGAGCACGATACGCGGCTCATCGTGGACTTGGGCTCCGGCCTGCTCACCCATGACCCAGCGCTGCCAGAGGAACCAGATATCCAGGCCCAGCTGCGCGCCGGCGCCGATATCGTCATAGCCTCCGGCGATAAGCTTCTCGGTGGCCCGCAGGCAGGAATCTTGCTCGGCACCCAGGAGGCGATTGCCGCGGTGAAGAAGCACCCGCTGGCGCGTGCGGTGCGCATAGATAAGCTGCGCCTCAACGCGCTGGAGGCGGCCATTTCGACGCCCTCGAATGCGGTGCAGGACGCCCTCCACCTCGAACCCCAGACCCACCGCGAGCGCACGGAATCCATCGCGCAGGCAGTCGGGGCAGAAGTGGTGCCTCATGATGGCCGCGTGGGCGGCGGCGGGGCGCCCGAGTACCCGCTGCCGGGCTATGCAGTGAGCTTGCCCGAGCGCTATGCGGACGCGCTGCGCCGCCAAGACCCTCCCGTGGTAGGCCGCGTGCATCAGGGCCGCTGCTTGGTGGATATTCGCTGCGTTCCTGCCGATCATGACGCCACGGTTATTGCCGCTATTAAGGCGGTGGGCTAG
- a CDS encoding BCCT family transporter produces the protein MRGVNSSEESKKRTRNAKRILKDIMYPHNIHPALVPGVSIEDQKVKYGVDMPILFVVGGLVVAFVIWGVIAPEQVFDASSAALDWVMRNLGWIFTALATFLMFLLIILAISKYGKIPLGLDGEKPEFSTVSWAAMLFGAGIGIGIIFFGPFEPLSYYLSPRPGAYEAASDEAVLGAMAQAAMHWGFNAWAIYAIVGLCVAYVSFRRGRVPLMSSILMPLFGNRSSDSLPARIIDGLAIIATLFGTAATLGIGALQIGRGVELVSGWSTTGNAAALVIIVVLSIGTIFSAVSGVAKGIRWLSNINLVLAMALALFFFVVGPTAFLANMLPAVVIEYLDEMPQMLSANMGEGEDMVAFLSSWTTFYWAWWVSWSPFVGVFVAKISRGRTIRQFVLGVLLIPSAIIVAAFTILGGTTIWLQRRDGDIASDGTIDSMPAAEDIFFKVLDHFPGAEWMAPIVIIMLVVFFITTADSASIVNSQLTQRGNPKPNPAVTVFWVVCMAGIAVVILLAGGRNALQGLQNLITVTALPFAVIIVLMCIALVRELRHDPASIRHFYEDEAVSNAIVRGVRDYGDNFALSIEPTDGDYATGAHFNSTAAEVTDWYARTDEEGRAVGYDYEAGEYVDNDPSIKNGEFISPVPEDKEEN, from the coding sequence GTGCGTGGGGTAAATAGCTCGGAGGAAAGCAAAAAGCGCACCCGCAACGCCAAGCGCATCCTAAAGGACATTATGTACCCGCATAATATCCACCCCGCGCTGGTACCGGGCGTCTCCATTGAGGACCAGAAGGTCAAGTACGGAGTGGACATGCCGATCCTCTTTGTGGTCGGCGGACTGGTTGTTGCCTTCGTAATCTGGGGTGTGATTGCGCCCGAGCAGGTCTTCGATGCTTCTTCGGCAGCGCTCGATTGGGTGATGCGTAACTTGGGCTGGATCTTTACCGCCTTGGCGACGTTCCTGATGTTTTTGCTCATCATCTTGGCCATTTCAAAGTACGGCAAAATCCCTCTCGGACTAGATGGGGAGAAGCCGGAATTTTCCACGGTGAGCTGGGCTGCGATGCTCTTTGGCGCCGGCATTGGCATCGGCATTATCTTCTTCGGCCCCTTCGAGCCGCTGAGCTACTACCTTTCGCCGCGCCCTGGTGCCTATGAGGCTGCGAGCGATGAAGCGGTGCTGGGCGCCATGGCGCAGGCAGCCATGCACTGGGGCTTTAATGCCTGGGCAATTTACGCCATCGTGGGCCTGTGCGTGGCCTACGTGTCCTTCCGCCGCGGCCGCGTGCCGCTGATGAGCTCCATCCTGATGCCGCTCTTTGGCAATCGCTCCTCTGATTCCCTGCCCGCGCGCATCATCGATGGCCTGGCCATTATTGCCACTCTCTTCGGCACCGCCGCCACGCTGGGCATCGGTGCGCTGCAGATCGGCCGCGGCGTGGAATTGGTTAGCGGCTGGTCTACCACCGGCAATGCCGCGGCGCTGGTAATCATCGTGGTACTGTCCATCGGAACGATCTTCTCGGCCGTCTCCGGCGTGGCCAAGGGCATTCGGTGGCTCTCCAATATCAATCTGGTGCTGGCCATGGCACTGGCCCTGTTCTTCTTCGTCGTGGGGCCGACCGCCTTCTTGGCCAATATGCTGCCGGCCGTGGTGATTGAATATCTCGATGAAATGCCGCAGATGCTCTCTGCCAACATGGGCGAGGGCGAAGACATGGTGGCCTTCCTGTCCTCTTGGACCACCTTCTACTGGGCGTGGTGGGTATCCTGGTCGCCATTCGTGGGCGTCTTCGTAGCCAAGATTTCGCGCGGGCGAACCATCCGCCAGTTCGTGCTCGGTGTGTTGCTTATTCCCTCGGCCATCATTGTTGCCGCTTTTACCATCCTGGGCGGTACCACCATTTGGTTGCAGCGCCGCGATGGCGATATCGCCTCAGATGGCACTATTGATTCCATGCCGGCGGCAGAAGACATCTTCTTCAAGGTCTTGGACCACTTCCCAGGAGCGGAGTGGATGGCGCCCATCGTCATCATCATGCTGGTGGTCTTCTTCATTACCACGGCTGACTCCGCATCCATTGTGAACTCGCAGCTCACCCAGCGCGGCAACCCCAAGCCCAACCCGGCAGTAACGGTCTTTTGGGTGGTATGTATGGCTGGCATTGCCGTGGTCATTTTGCTTGCCGGTGGCCGTAATGCGCTGCAGGGCCTGCAGAACCTTATTACGGTGACGGCTTTGCCTTTCGCGGTTATCATCGTGCTCATGTGCATCGCGTTGGTGCGCGAGCTGCGCCATGATCCTGCCTCCATCCGTCATTTCTACGAGGACGAAGCGGTCTCTAATGCGATCGTGCGGGGCGTGCGCGATTATGGCGATAACTTTGCCCTGTCTATCGAGCCGACAGACGGCGACTACGCAACGGGCGCGCACTTTAACTCCACTGCAGCAGAGGTGACCGATTGGTACGCGCGCACGGACGAAGAGGGCCGCGCCGTGGGCTATGACTATGAGGCAGGCGAGTATGTGGACAACGATCCATCTATCAAGAATGGCGAGTTCATCTCTCCGGTACCGGAAGATAAGGAAGAAAATTAA
- a CDS encoding DUF808 domain-containing protein, giving the protein MAGGLFALLDDVALIARSAASSVDDVAALAGKTSVKAAGVVVDDAAVTPQYVEGIKPQRELPMIWRITKGSLINKLVIILPIAMILSWIAPWALTPILMCGGTYLCFEGAEKILHHLLPHREKETESVQEKGADAEDSLVKSAITTDLILSSEIMVISLNEVIDQPFWMRLAALIFVGILLTLGVYGAVGLLVKMDDIGMALNKRHNGKSTVGNALVKGMPIVLDIIGVIGTAAMLWVGGHIVVKGLHEFGMDQPHEFIASVTDKISNGALAWLADTGMSMVCGLVLGVVVATIVMAVKASFGKTSATSAQPAEA; this is encoded by the coding sequence ATGGCCGGTGGCCTTTTTGCTCTGCTTGACGACGTCGCCCTGATCGCCCGCTCCGCTGCCTCTAGCGTTGACGATGTGGCCGCCCTTGCAGGCAAGACCTCCGTGAAGGCCGCAGGCGTGGTGGTCGACGATGCTGCCGTAACCCCACAATACGTGGAGGGAATTAAGCCCCAGCGCGAGTTGCCGATGATCTGGCGCATTACCAAGGGCTCGCTCATCAATAAGCTCGTAATCATCTTGCCCATCGCCATGATCCTCTCTTGGATCGCGCCGTGGGCGCTCACGCCCATCTTAATGTGCGGCGGTACCTATCTATGCTTTGAAGGCGCGGAAAAAATCCTGCATCACCTTCTTCCCCACCGAGAGAAGGAAACTGAATCAGTCCAGGAAAAGGGCGCAGACGCCGAAGATAGCTTGGTCAAGTCCGCGATTACCACTGACCTCATCTTGTCATCTGAGATCATGGTTATCTCCTTAAACGAGGTCATCGACCAGCCATTCTGGATGCGCCTGGCAGCCCTCATTTTCGTCGGCATCTTACTGACCCTGGGTGTCTACGGCGCCGTTGGCCTCTTGGTCAAGATGGACGATATTGGCATGGCCCTTAATAAGCGCCACAATGGCAAGTCCACGGTGGGCAACGCCTTGGTCAAGGGCATGCCGATCGTTCTCGATATCATCGGCGTCATCGGTACCGCCGCCATGCTGTGGGTAGGCGGCCATATCGTGGTCAAGGGCCTGCACGAATTCGGTATGGATCAGCCCCACGAGTTCATTGCGTCCGTGACCGACAAGATCTCCAATGGCGCCTTGGCGTGGCTGGCAGATACCGGCATGTCCATGGTCTGCGGCCTGGTGCTTGGCGTAGTGGTTGCCACCATCGTGATGGCGGTCAAGGCCTCCTTTGGCAAGACCTCGGCCACCTCCGCCCAGCCGGCGGAGGCTTAA
- the selD gene encoding selenide, water dikinase SelD, giving the protein MTEDIKLTSFAAGGGCACKIPAGQLESAVEGLIGKADPNVLVGLDDGDDAAAVKIQDGLAVISTADFFTPMLNDPYDWGRVAAANALSDVYAMGGTPVTAINLVGWPNEKLGLDVLREVLRGGMDIAAEAGISVTGGHSITAPEPLYGMAATGIVDPDKLMRNDAAEPGLPITLTKPVGVGILNNKHKATGEVSQAAVDSMTTLNREAARAAVEAGVRAATDVTGFGLLGHLYKMCRASGIAAELDFSAVPTIEGAKEALAEGFIPGGSRRNLDWVRPHLDTSLSEEELVLLADAQTSGGLLLIGEVPGYPIIGHTTERTGDAYIKV; this is encoded by the coding sequence ATGACCGAAGATATTAAGCTCACCTCTTTCGCGGCCGGTGGCGGCTGCGCCTGCAAGATTCCCGCTGGACAGTTGGAATCCGCCGTCGAAGGCCTCATTGGCAAGGCCGACCCCAACGTGCTGGTCGGCTTGGACGATGGCGACGACGCCGCGGCCGTAAAGATTCAAGATGGTTTAGCGGTTATCTCCACCGCTGACTTTTTTACGCCCATGCTCAATGATCCCTATGACTGGGGACGCGTGGCCGCGGCCAATGCGCTGTCTGATGTCTATGCCATGGGTGGCACCCCGGTTACCGCCATTAACCTGGTGGGCTGGCCCAATGAAAAGCTCGGATTGGACGTGCTGCGCGAGGTCCTGCGCGGCGGCATGGATATAGCCGCCGAGGCCGGCATCTCCGTAACGGGTGGGCACTCCATCACCGCGCCCGAGCCGCTGTACGGCATGGCCGCTACCGGCATCGTGGACCCCGACAAGCTCATGCGCAACGACGCCGCCGAACCCGGCCTGCCCATCACCCTAACCAAGCCCGTTGGCGTGGGCATCCTCAACAACAAGCACAAGGCCACCGGCGAGGTCTCCCAGGCCGCGGTCGATTCCATGACCACCTTGAACCGTGAGGCCGCCCGCGCAGCGGTAGAGGCGGGCGTGCGTGCGGCCACGGATGTCACCGGCTTCGGGTTGCTCGGCCACCTGTACAAGATGTGCCGGGCCTCCGGCATCGCCGCGGAGCTCGACTTTTCCGCCGTGCCCACCATCGAAGGAGCAAAGGAAGCGCTGGCGGAGGGCTTCATCCCCGGCGGTTCTCGCCGCAATCTGGACTGGGTGCGCCCGCACCTCGATACCTCCTTGAGCGAGGAAGAGCTAGTGCTGCTTGCCGACGCCCAAACTTCCGGCGGCCTCCTCCTCATCGGCGAGGTTCCCGGCTACCCCATCATCGGCCATACCACCGAGCGCACCGGCGATGCCTATATCAAGGTTTAA
- a CDS encoding DUF402 domain-containing protein, producing the protein MPVDLHPVKRETFNTAEYTNTDPKGFLREVDTYTKTDFGLYMARGADHPRFGYLESWLLPDLNLRANIFHFRPGVDVHQDFYIDVAEIQRDGAVWTTRDLYVDLVATRSEPISVLDIDELSAAASAGLISAEDTEKAIDTTLAAVEGITRSGDDAMAWLAHQGIHLTWSDNITLTPEG; encoded by the coding sequence ATGCCGGTGGATCTCCATCCGGTCAAGCGTGAGACCTTTAATACCGCCGAGTACACCAATACCGATCCCAAGGGATTCCTGCGCGAGGTCGACACGTACACCAAGACGGATTTCGGCCTCTACATGGCTCGCGGCGCCGATCACCCGCGCTTTGGTTACCTGGAATCGTGGCTGCTGCCCGATCTCAACCTGCGTGCGAATATCTTCCACTTCCGCCCCGGGGTGGACGTCCACCAGGACTTTTATATTGATGTGGCCGAAATCCAGCGCGATGGCGCGGTGTGGACCACCCGCGATCTTTATGTGGATCTTGTTGCCACCCGCAGCGAGCCCATTTCCGTGCTCGATATTGATGAGCTCTCTGCCGCGGCCTCCGCCGGCTTGATTTCTGCCGAGGACACAGAGAAAGCCATCGACACTACACTTGCCGCAGTCGAGGGCATTACTCGCAGCGGTGACGATGCGATGGCTTGGTTGGCGCATCAGGGAATACACTTAACGTGGTCCGATAACATCACCCTAACCCCAGAAGGATAA